A single genomic interval of Bacillota bacterium harbors:
- a CDS encoding DUF368 domain-containing protein — MLLELLQGIFIGVSLVLPGMSGGTALIILGFYHRFLEDISKFNIKKYFLVAVGIVIGVFACALTVTRLLNSYPNQIVTFLMGMLLASIILVLNPLKGNRLNVFHLLFAFVGFALAWMIVGEPLVQMQETADHNLYFLFGCGIVTAATMLLPGVSGSSLLILLNLYDELLQALVNLEIWPKLVVFALGLAAGLVVFARIISMLYKKFKAPVSLFLAGLLLGSTKALFPEKYDLHLLIPLLAGFLLVHLLSRDKSQPE; from the coding sequence TTGCTGTTAGAATTGCTGCAGGGTATTTTTATTGGAGTGTCCCTGGTTTTGCCGGGGATGAGCGGGGGGACAGCTTTGATAATTCTTGGTTTTTATCATCGTTTCCTCGAGGATATATCGAAGTTCAACATAAAAAAATATTTCCTGGTTGCCGTTGGCATCGTTATCGGTGTCTTTGCCTGCGCCCTGACGGTTACCAGGCTTCTCAACTCTTACCCGAACCAGATCGTGACCTTTCTGATGGGGATGCTTCTGGCCTCGATCATATTGGTGTTGAACCCCCTCAAAGGAAATCGGCTGAATGTCTTCCATCTTCTGTTCGCCTTTGTTGGTTTTGCTCTCGCCTGGATGATTGTTGGGGAACCATTGGTTCAGATGCAGGAGACGGCCGACCACAATTTATATTTTCTGTTCGGATGCGGAATTGTAACTGCTGCCACCATGCTACTTCCCGGTGTTTCCGGCAGTTCACTTCTTATCTTGCTCAATCTGTACGACGAACTGTTGCAAGCACTTGTCAACCTGGAAATCTGGCCAAAGCTGGTTGTTTTCGCCCTGGGGCTGGCAGCGGGATTGGTCGTATTTGCAAGAATCATCAGCATGTTGTACAAAAAATTCAAAGCACCGGTTTCTTTGTTTCTTGCCGGATTGCTACTCGGATCCACAAAGGCCCTTTTTCCCGAAAAATATGATCTTCATCTGCTGATTCCTCTGCTAGCCGGTTTTCTACTGGTTCATCTTTTATCACGCGACAAGAGCCAACCGGAATGA